The following DNA comes from bacterium.
GTGCTGTCGTGGCTGCAGCAGCGGCTGCTGTCCTCGGAGGCGTCGTGAACCTCCGTCGACTCGCCGCACCCGCGGTCGCCCCCGCCGCGCGATCTCGACAGCGTGCGGGACGGGTGCTGCGCCGGCAGAGCCTCCTCGGCCTGATGTACGCGGCGGAGATCGCCGCGGTGATCGTCGCCGTCGCGCCGATCGTGTGGATGGTCTCCACCTCGCTGAAACCGGAAGGACAGATTCTGTCCGCGGTGCCCCACTGGATCCCGCAGACGGTCACGCTCGAGAACTTCCAGCGGGTGCTTGCCAGGTATGCGTTCCTGCGGTGGACGTTCAACAGCGTGGTGGTCGCGCTCGTCGCGACCGCGGTCGTCGTCGCGATCGACGCCATGGCCGGCTACGCGCTCGCCCGGTTTGCGTTCCCCGGCCGCGGCCTGATCTACGACACGATCATCTCGATGCTGCTCGTGCCGATCCAGGTGACGGTGATCCCGCTGTTCGTGATCTTCGCGGAGTGGCGCATGCTCGACACGTTCCAGGCGCTGATCCTGCCGACCACCGCGAACGTCACCGGCGTGTTCCTGATGAGGCAGTTCTTTCTGAGCATCCCCGGGGAGCTCGAGGAGGCCGCGCGGATCGACGGCGCGAGCGACCTGCAGGTGTTCTCGCAGGTCGTGCTGCCGCTCAGCCGTCCGGCGATGGCCGCGGTCGCCGCCCTCACGTTCGTCAGCTCCTGGAACAACTTCCTGTGGCCGCTGATCGCGACCAGCAGCGACCACGCGCGGACCCTGCCCGTGGGGATCGCACAGTACATGGGGGCGCAGGCCGGGACCAGCGGGTCGGCGCCGGCGTTCGGGCCGCCGCTGGCGTCGGCGGTGATGGCGACCGCTCCGGCGCTCCTCGCGTTCTTCCTCCTGCAGCGCTATTTCACGCAGGGGATCACGACGACCGGCATCAAGGGGTAGGGCGGTGGTCGCCCGCGACACAGTGCCCGGAGGTGGTCGATGAAACGTCCGAGAGTGGGGATCTTGACCTTTTCCGACGGTCGCCCCCATATGCACCAGGAGTTGCTGCCGCTGACCCGGCAGTTTCAGGAGCGCTTGAGCGCCCGGCTCAGCGCGGCCGGGTGGGACGTCGTCGCCGGCCGGGACATCGTGTGGACCACGGACCTCGCGCAGAGCGAGGCGCGCTACCTCGCGGCGCAGGACGTCGAAGCGGTCGTGTTCAACTACGGGATTTGGGCGTTTCCGCACTTCTCGGCGATCGCCGCGCAGTTCGTGCCGCATCCGATCCTGCTCCTCAGCAACGTGAACCCGAAGTACCCGGGCCTCGTTGCGATGTTGGCGGCGGCCGGCAGCCTGGACCAGATCGGCGCCTTCCACGGGCGGATCTCCGGCGACATCGGTGACGATACGGTCTGCCAGCAGGTGCTCCGTTTCCTGCGGCCGGCCATGGCGAAGAACCGGCTGCGGGGGGAAGTGTACGGCCTTATCGGCGGGCGATCGATGGGGATGTACACCGCGGTGCCCGCGCTCGACCAGTGGAACCGGGAGTTCGGGATCGACATCGAGCACATCGACCAGTACGAGATCGTCCGCCGTTCGGAGGCGGTGCCCGACGCCCGCGCGGACGCGGGGATTGCGTGGCTCCAGCGCAACGGGGCGACGATCCACTATGACGGCAAGCGGCTGACGCCCGATCTGCTGCGGCGTCAGCTCAAGAGTTACCTCGCGGTCCGTGAGATCCTGGCGGAGTGGCGGTGCAGCTTCTGCGGGATCAAGGGGCAGCCTGAGATGACGAATCACTTTGCCACGATGGATGTCGCCGAGGCACTCCTGAACGATCCATACGATTGGGAGGGGCCGCACGATCCGATCGTCTGCGCGACCGAGGCGGACAGCGACGGCGCGCTCACGATGGAGATCTTCAAGCACATCGCCGGCACCCCCGTGTTGTTCGCGGACGTGCGGCATTACGACGCCGCGGACGATGTATGGGACTTGTGCAACTCTGGAGAGCACGCGACCTACTTCGCGGGCCGGTCGTTCGACCCGGCCGTAAACCTCCCGCGCGTGCACCTCTACCCCGCGGACATCTACTTTCCCGCCGGCGGCGCATCGGTCATGCACATCGCCGCCCCCGGTCCCGTGACGCTGGCACGGCTGGCGCGCCGCCAGGGGCGATACTGGCTCGCAATCGCCCCGGGCGACCTGGTGGAGTTTCCGCCCGCCGTCGCCGAGGCGAAGGCGGCCGCGACGACCCCGGTGTGGCCGCACGCGTTCGCGAGGTTCCGCGTACCGCCCAACGTGTTCCTGTCCGAGTACGACAGCAACCACATCCACGGCGTGTACGGCGACTACGTCGAGGACCTGGTCTGGGTCGCCAAG
Coding sequences within:
- a CDS encoding L-fucose/L-arabinose isomerase family protein, which codes for MKRPRVGILTFSDGRPHMHQELLPLTRQFQERLSARLSAAGWDVVAGRDIVWTTDLAQSEARYLAAQDVEAVVFNYGIWAFPHFSAIAAQFVPHPILLLSNVNPKYPGLVAMLAAAGSLDQIGAFHGRISGDIGDDTVCQQVLRFLRPAMAKNRLRGEVYGLIGGRSMGMYTAVPALDQWNREFGIDIEHIDQYEIVRRSEAVPDARADAGIAWLQRNGATIHYDGKRLTPDLLRRQLKSYLAVREILAEWRCSFCGIKGQPEMTNHFATMDVAEALLNDPYDWEGPHDPIVCATEADSDGALTMEIFKHIAGTPVLFADVRHYDAADDVWDLCNSGEHATYFAGRSFDPAVNLPRVHLYPADIYFPAGGASVMHIAAPGPVTLARLARRQGRYWLAIAPGDLVEFPPAVAEAKAAATTPVWPHAFARFRVPPNVFLSEYDSNHIHGVYGDYVEDLVWVAKMLGIDARVFA
- a CDS encoding carbohydrate ABC transporter permease encodes the protein MNLRRLAAPAVAPAARSRQRAGRVLRRQSLLGLMYAAEIAAVIVAVAPIVWMVSTSLKPEGQILSAVPHWIPQTVTLENFQRVLARYAFLRWTFNSVVVALVATAVVVAIDAMAGYALARFAFPGRGLIYDTIISMLLVPIQVTVIPLFVIFAEWRMLDTFQALILPTTANVTGVFLMRQFFLSIPGELEEAARIDGASDLQVFSQVVLPLSRPAMAAVAALTFVSSWNNFLWPLIATSSDHARTLPVGIAQYMGAQAGTSGSAPAFGPPLASAVMATAPALLAFFLLQRYFTQGITTTGIKG